From Sediminibacterium sp. TEGAF015, a single genomic window includes:
- a CDS encoding SUMF1/EgtB/PvdO family nonheme iron enzyme, with protein MQVNKFVRNTVLLVSLMSVATSCSLFKGKKEKSTATGWNYNDQQFGNFNVVKPKDIQTAPGLVFVQGGTFTMGATQEDIMGDWNNIPHRVTVNSFFIDKYEVSNLNYREYLYWLEGTFGAAGMDSMVTQALPDTLVWREELAYNEPMVEYYFRHPSYNNYPVVGVTWLQATEYCKWRTDRVNELALIKKGFLDGKTQIKKTLNGAGQDNFNTKAYLLGEYQAVPGKDVTSKKNPLKDAQGRPRTVAKFEDGLMFGDYRLPTEAEWEYAAYGYIMENPQRKSNKGIKGEELIANKSIYAWRNDGYDNLRATKKGAAQGSFLANFKRGTGDNMGVAGGLNDNAAVTAEVDQFVPNGYGIYNMSGNVSEWVADIYRPLTNSEAEDFNPFRGNVFQQIDMSGGQGNLRDDKGRIKMKPEPDSVTRNRRNYQKANALNYLDGDSLSNVNYGYGITTLISDKSRVYKGGSWNDRAYWLSPGTRRFLQEDESTNTIGFRCAMSHYGAPEGIGKGAKTGNNFPARRNKR; from the coding sequence ATGCAGGTAAATAAATTTGTGCGGAACACCGTTTTATTGGTTTCCCTAATGAGTGTAGCTACATCTTGTAGTCTTTTCAAAGGAAAAAAAGAGAAATCCACTGCCACTGGATGGAACTATAATGACCAGCAATTTGGGAACTTCAATGTGGTGAAACCCAAGGATATCCAAACCGCTCCCGGATTGGTTTTTGTGCAGGGTGGTACCTTTACTATGGGTGCTACGCAAGAAGACATCATGGGGGATTGGAACAATATTCCACATCGTGTAACAGTTAACTCCTTCTTTATTGATAAATACGAAGTAAGCAACCTTAACTACCGCGAATACTTGTATTGGTTGGAAGGCACGTTTGGGGCTGCTGGCATGGATTCCATGGTAACCCAGGCATTACCTGATACTTTAGTTTGGAGAGAAGAGCTAGCCTATAACGAGCCAATGGTTGAATATTATTTCCGCCATCCTTCCTATAATAATTACCCTGTAGTAGGTGTAACCTGGTTACAAGCCACAGAATACTGTAAATGGAGAACCGACCGTGTTAATGAATTGGCTTTAATCAAAAAAGGATTTTTAGACGGGAAGACACAAATCAAGAAAACTTTGAACGGTGCTGGTCAGGACAATTTTAATACCAAGGCTTATTTGTTGGGTGAATACCAAGCTGTACCTGGTAAAGATGTTACCTCAAAGAAAAATCCTTTGAAAGACGCACAAGGAAGACCTAGGACTGTTGCTAAGTTTGAAGATGGTTTGATGTTTGGGGATTACCGTTTGCCAACAGAAGCAGAGTGGGAATATGCTGCTTATGGATATATCATGGAGAATCCACAACGTAAGAGCAACAAGGGTATCAAAGGAGAAGAGTTGATTGCCAACAAATCCATTTATGCCTGGAGAAATGATGGCTATGATAATTTAAGAGCTACCAAGAAGGGTGCTGCACAAGGATCTTTCTTAGCCAACTTTAAGAGAGGAACGGGAGACAATATGGGTGTTGCGGGTGGCTTGAACGATAATGCGGCCGTAACTGCGGAAGTAGATCAGTTTGTACCAAATGGGTATGGTATTTACAATATGAGCGGTAACGTGAGTGAGTGGGTGGCAGATATCTACAGACCTTTGACCAACTCTGAAGCAGAAGACTTTAACCCATTTAGAGGTAACGTTTTCCAGCAGATAGATATGAGTGGTGGACAAGGCAATTTGAGAGATGATAAGGGTAGAATCAAAATGAAGCCTGAACCCGATTCTGTAACCCGTAACAGAAGAAATTACCAAAAAGCCAACGCGTTAAATTACTTAGACGGCGATTCATTAAGCAATGTGAACTATGGATACGGCATCACTACTTTGATTTCTGATAAATCAAGAGTTTATAAAGGTGGTAGTTGGAATGATCGTGCGTACTGGTTAAGCCCAGGTACACGCCGTTTCCTACAAGAAGACGAAAGCACGAACACCATCGGTTTTCGTTGTGCCATGAGTCATTATGGTGCACCTGAAGGTATAGGTAAAGGTGCCAAGACGGGTAATAATTTCCCAGCAAGAAGAAATAAAAGATAA
- the ispF gene encoding 2-C-methyl-D-erythritol 2,4-cyclodiphosphate synthase, giving the protein MRIGYGIDFHQLVEGRDLMIGGVKIPHTKGALGHSDADVLLHAICDALLGAACLGDIGVHFPDTSAEFKNIDSKILLAKTKDLIAAEGYSIVNIDASLCLEKPKIKPHIPAMQETIANILGIGIRDISIKATTTEKMGFVGREEGLVAHAVCLLQSK; this is encoded by the coding sequence ATGCGCATAGGCTATGGGATTGATTTCCATCAATTGGTGGAAGGTAGAGACCTTATGATTGGAGGCGTGAAAATTCCTCATACCAAGGGTGCTCTGGGTCACAGCGACGCCGATGTTTTGCTACATGCTATTTGTGATGCTTTGTTAGGGGCAGCTTGTTTAGGCGATATTGGAGTTCACTTTCCAGATACTTCTGCTGAATTCAAGAATATTGACAGCAAAATTTTATTGGCTAAGACCAAAGACTTGATTGCTGCAGAAGGCTATTCCATAGTCAATATTGACGCTTCCCTTTGCTTGGAAAAACCCAAAATAAAACCCCATATTCCTGCCATGCAAGAAACCATTGCTAATATCTTGGGTATAGGAATAAGAGATATTTCTATTAAAGCTACTACCACTGAGAAAATGGGCTTTGTAGGAAGAGAAGAGGGTTTGGTGGCACATGCGGTTTGTTTGCTTCAGTCTAAATGA
- a CDS encoding SLBB domain-containing protein, translating to MKKIWMKALLMGLFFTSTQFVFAQLPTIPQVSSMDINALSDAQFQAYLQQAQLSGLSEAELEAKAKQRGLSDAQIAQIKARMGSMGAGATGAQKTSGASYESRKPFSGKNEFKKEEKEGLQIFGSEFFSNANLTFEPNMRTATPSNYVLGVDDELSIDIYGFSEKTSKYKINTEGQIRIPNIGPVVLAGLTVDEAKTKLRNVMAKTYPGLKTGNTFLQVSLGQIRSIRVTLIGEVKQPGTYELSSLATLANALYASGGPSTNGSFRKIDLIRNGKKIVTFDLYDFLLNGDLTKNVLLKDDDIIKVHPYAVRLFVNGAVKRPAIYESEQGENLATVIEKYAAGFADSANKNRITIQRFGDLGKSILNVEYNQLNQFAIKSSDSVVVGAIPKRFENRVIAGGAVFYPNSYAVSSYPTLGALLKAAQLKENAFKSRALLFRTNPSKDTTVTAVNLESATDLALALRNDDSLHVYSKAELRESRTVTITGELNKPGDFSYSEGMKIEDLILLAGGLKDRASLKEVEVLRRIRKDQTLSDTAVYNTIFRFNLTDSLTLTNKQATIELEPFDVVNVKNLPRNQAAGSVSISGEVLFPGTYLLNTKKDRVSDLFKRAGGILESGSLGSAFFLRNTYQEALKGEVLEIKKALSKQLSTDTLTKKFLDSSLTREKVLLSVNLRNAIENPGSEDDIYLEEGDVITIPKTPTSVQAFGGVNIQKKVPYFRGLSSRRLIRESGGFSENANKKGTYVLYPNGKIKTVHNYVFFKTYPRLTAGAELYVPVRKNKKPLTTAEILGLTSSLVGMGAIIIGILNATK from the coding sequence ATGAAGAAAATTTGGATGAAAGCATTGTTGATGGGATTGTTCTTTACCTCAACGCAGTTCGTTTTTGCACAGTTGCCTACGATTCCTCAGGTATCAAGCATGGATATCAATGCCTTATCGGATGCACAGTTTCAGGCCTATTTACAACAGGCGCAATTGAGTGGACTTTCCGAAGCGGAATTGGAAGCCAAAGCCAAACAGAGAGGATTATCAGATGCGCAAATCGCCCAGATCAAAGCCCGTATGGGTAGTATGGGAGCGGGTGCAACAGGTGCACAAAAGACCAGTGGGGCTTCTTACGAATCTCGCAAGCCATTTAGTGGTAAAAATGAATTTAAAAAAGAAGAGAAAGAAGGCTTACAAATTTTCGGTTCCGAATTTTTCTCCAATGCCAACCTTACTTTCGAACCCAATATGCGTACTGCTACCCCTAGCAATTATGTATTGGGTGTAGACGATGAATTGTCCATCGATATTTATGGTTTCTCTGAGAAAACTTCTAAGTATAAAATCAATACCGAAGGGCAGATTCGTATCCCGAATATTGGACCTGTGGTATTGGCAGGTCTTACTGTAGATGAAGCCAAGACCAAATTAAGAAACGTAATGGCCAAAACCTATCCAGGGTTAAAAACGGGCAATACTTTTTTACAAGTAAGCTTGGGACAAATCAGAAGCATTCGTGTTACCCTAATTGGCGAAGTAAAACAACCGGGCACTTATGAGCTCTCTTCCTTGGCAACTTTGGCCAATGCCTTGTATGCGTCAGGCGGCCCATCAACCAATGGTTCTTTCCGTAAAATTGATTTGATCCGCAATGGCAAGAAAATCGTCACTTTCGATTTATACGATTTCTTATTGAACGGTGACCTTACCAAGAACGTTTTATTAAAAGACGACGATATCATTAAAGTGCATCCCTATGCGGTTCGTTTATTTGTAAATGGAGCGGTGAAAAGACCAGCCATTTATGAATCAGAGCAAGGCGAAAACTTGGCTACTGTTATTGAAAAATACGCAGCAGGTTTTGCAGACTCTGCCAACAAAAATAGAATAACCATTCAACGTTTTGGCGATTTGGGTAAATCCATTCTAAACGTAGAATACAATCAGTTGAATCAATTTGCTATCAAGAGTTCTGACTCAGTTGTAGTGGGTGCCATTCCCAAGCGTTTTGAAAATCGCGTAATCGCAGGCGGTGCGGTATTCTACCCAAACAGCTATGCGGTTTCTTCTTATCCAACCCTAGGTGCCTTATTGAAAGCAGCACAATTGAAAGAGAATGCTTTTAAAAGTCGTGCATTGTTGTTTAGAACCAATCCTTCTAAAGATACCACCGTTACTGCTGTAAACTTAGAGTCGGCTACAGACTTAGCATTAGCTTTACGTAATGATGACTCCCTTCATGTGTATAGCAAAGCAGAATTAAGGGAGAGCAGAACCGTTACCATTACAGGAGAACTGAATAAGCCCGGCGATTTTTCTTATTCTGAAGGAATGAAAATTGAGGACTTGATTTTATTGGCAGGTGGATTAAAAGACCGTGCTTCATTAAAAGAAGTAGAAGTACTCAGAAGGATCCGCAAAGACCAAACCTTATCTGATACAGCAGTTTACAATACCATTTTCCGTTTTAATTTGACCGATAGCTTAACCTTAACCAACAAGCAGGCTACCATAGAATTAGAACCCTTTGATGTAGTGAATGTAAAGAACCTACCCCGTAACCAGGCAGCAGGCTCCGTAAGCATCAGTGGGGAAGTATTGTTCCCGGGAACCTATTTATTGAATACCAAAAAAGACCGCGTTAGCGATTTGTTCAAGCGTGCGGGTGGTATATTAGAATCAGGTTCTTTAGGTTCCGCTTTCTTCTTGCGCAATACCTACCAAGAAGCACTGAAAGGAGAAGTATTGGAAATTAAAAAAGCTTTGTCGAAGCAATTAAGTACCGATACTTTAACCAAGAAGTTTTTGGATTCTTCTTTGACCCGTGAAAAAGTATTGTTATCGGTTAATCTACGTAATGCCATCGAGAATCCAGGTTCTGAAGACGATATTTACTTAGAAGAAGGTGACGTAATTACCATTCCTAAAACACCAACATCGGTACAGGCTTTTGGCGGGGTGAACATACAGAAGAAAGTGCCTTATTTCCGTGGACTTTCTTCTCGTAGATTGATTCGTGAATCGGGTGGTTTCTCAGAAAATGCCAATAAAAAAGGCACTTATGTCTTGTACCCGAATGGTAAAATTAAAACCGTGCACAACTATGTATTCTTCAAAACCTATCCTCGCTTAACAGCGGGTGCGGAATTGTATGTACCCGTACGTAAGAACAAGAAACCATTAACCACGGCTGAGATTCTGGGCTTAACCAGCAGCTTAGTGGGTATGGGTGCCATCATTATTGGTATTTTGAATGCAACGAAATAA
- a CDS encoding sulfatase-like hydrolase/transferase: MLYVLKKLKPKLKKDKRIIKFFLIAISIIYVLDFANGSTKINTKLTQTFYDGNIASLTSKPLLDFIINVNVTVKEPQLNKKQSVTFEVFKNDSSGNQLLILIESFGLLKNVNDKKNIEKIISENFKRNHWKIKWGITSFEGSTTRAELRELLNSSGDYKYYIHKKSINSIFDIKKKQGYNTIAAHSYNGSMFERNLWWKNLGINQMFFGETLQEKYAYKLSLNSESPFISIQDEFTFDFLQNESKKYSKCFSYLLTVNSHLPFNDNNFIGTNYKLPFGNNSGNLTEANAQMQRIISFLGYVAQELDSTRFQKVLIVGDHMPPFNAKNLRLLYENKYVPYCYVYK, translated from the coding sequence ATGTTATATGTACTAAAGAAACTTAAACCTAAATTAAAAAAAGACAAAAGGATTATTAAATTCTTCTTGATTGCGATTTCTATAATATATGTCTTAGATTTTGCTAATGGTTCTACCAAAATTAATACCAAATTAACGCAGACATTTTATGATGGCAATATTGCTAGCTTAACTTCTAAACCATTATTGGATTTCATCATTAATGTTAATGTTACCGTTAAAGAACCTCAACTAAACAAAAAGCAGTCCGTTACATTTGAAGTTTTCAAAAATGATTCTTCAGGTAATCAATTGTTGATACTCATTGAATCTTTCGGATTACTAAAAAATGTAAATGACAAAAAAAATATTGAAAAGATCATTTCAGAAAATTTTAAAAGGAATCACTGGAAAATAAAATGGGGAATTACATCATTTGAGGGCAGTACAACAAGAGCAGAATTAAGAGAATTATTAAATAGTAGCGGGGATTATAAATATTATATTCATAAAAAGAGTATTAACTCCATCTTTGATATTAAAAAAAAACAAGGATACAATACGATTGCTGCTCATTCATATAATGGGAGTATGTTTGAGAGGAATTTATGGTGGAAAAACCTAGGGATTAACCAGATGTTTTTTGGTGAAACTTTGCAAGAAAAATATGCATATAAATTAAGCTTAAATTCAGAGAGCCCCTTTATATCAATTCAAGATGAATTTACATTTGATTTTTTACAAAATGAATCAAAAAAATATTCTAAATGCTTTTCCTATTTGTTAACAGTAAACTCTCATTTACCATTTAATGATAATAATTTTATTGGCACTAATTACAAATTGCCTTTTGGTAATAATTCTGGAAATTTAACAGAGGCTAATGCACAAATGCAAAGAATCATAAGTTTTCTTGGGTATGTAGCTCAAGAATTAGATTCTACAAGATTTCAAAAAGTTTTAATTGTAGGTGATCATATGCCACCTTTTAATGCAAAGAATTTAAGATTATTGTATGAAAACAAATACGTACCATATTGTTATGTTTATAAATAA
- the porV gene encoding type IX secretion system outer membrane channel protein PorV has product MKNASKKCWAFALMGLGLAFATPSTSMAQADSINIVSTAVPFLRISPDARAGGMGDAAIATNPDANSPFWNLAKTAFAEKRSAVALNYTPWLRDLGLNDVYLASAAAYKKIDDYSVISGSMRFFSLGNIQLTDFSGNVLNTVRPTEFSIDGGYTRVLNDKLSLAVALRYINSRLVVGDVGTGVVYKAGNALAGDVSLFYNGRDVDGQGLNFGLVLSNLGTKVGYTNDARNKDFLPANLGLGMSYTKVMSEGNSISFALDVNKLLVPMAPTTTGVFATDSAALANYRNTSVVSSWMKSFSDGSSLSKSFQISAGMEYNYNNQFKLRAGYFYEDKTRGNRRYFTAGAGFNAKFMEINVSYLVPSGSGVTRNPLSNTLRLGLVFNLSNDDF; this is encoded by the coding sequence ATGAAAAATGCATCTAAAAAATGTTGGGCTTTTGCGTTGATGGGTTTGGGCTTAGCTTTTGCTACTCCCTCTACTTCTATGGCACAAGCCGATTCCATTAATATTGTTTCTACTGCCGTTCCGTTTTTACGTATTTCACCCGATGCACGTGCGGGCGGTATGGGAGATGCAGCGATTGCTACTAATCCCGATGCCAACTCCCCTTTCTGGAACCTGGCTAAAACGGCTTTTGCAGAAAAACGTTCTGCTGTGGCTTTGAACTACACCCCTTGGTTACGCGACCTGGGTTTGAACGATGTGTATCTTGCCAGTGCCGCTGCCTATAAAAAGATTGACGACTATTCCGTGATTTCAGGATCCATGCGTTTCTTTAGCCTGGGGAATATTCAATTAACCGATTTTTCGGGTAACGTGTTAAATACCGTTCGCCCTACAGAGTTCTCCATCGACGGAGGTTATACCCGTGTACTAAACGATAAGCTTAGCTTGGCCGTTGCGTTACGTTATATCAACTCTCGCTTAGTTGTGGGCGATGTAGGTACAGGTGTTGTATACAAAGCCGGTAATGCATTGGCTGGAGATGTATCCTTGTTTTACAATGGCCGCGACGTAGATGGTCAGGGTTTGAATTTTGGTTTGGTGTTGTCTAACCTAGGAACCAAAGTAGGATACACCAACGATGCCCGTAACAAAGATTTCTTACCCGCCAACCTGGGATTGGGTATGTCATATACCAAAGTGATGAGCGAAGGCAATAGCATCAGCTTTGCTTTGGATGTAAACAAATTATTGGTACCGATGGCACCTACCACAACGGGTGTTTTTGCTACCGACTCTGCCGCATTAGCGAATTACAGAAATACTTCAGTAGTGAGTTCCTGGATGAAATCTTTTTCTGACGGAAGCAGCCTTTCTAAGAGCTTCCAGATTTCTGCTGGTATGGAATACAATTACAACAACCAGTTCAAACTACGTGCAGGTTATTTCTATGAAGACAAGACCAGAGGCAATCGCCGTTACTTCACAGCTGGCGCTGGTTTCAACGCTAAGTTCATGGAGATCAATGTTTCTTACCTAGTACCTTCTGGTTCGGGAGTAACACGTAATCCTTTATCCAATACATTGCGTTTGGGATTGGTCTTTAACTTAAGCAACGATGATTTTTAA
- a CDS encoding CDP-alcohol phosphatidyltransferase family protein, with protein sequence MKLVSSSVKIIRYKIVTLITISRMLTLIPIYFIESSVFTILLTIWIGISDFLDGYIARKWNVTTVKGEKLDQYIDKLVLIFFLFFYVKKEQLSTLFILLILIREALILLLRGLNKISPTSNILGKTKTFLLYILFISLATTQYLSMSIPILKYTLEILILVTSYSSFILSIKQ encoded by the coding sequence ATGAAATTAGTTTCTTCATCAGTAAAAATTATTCGATACAAAATTGTTACATTGATAACGATAAGTCGAATGCTCACATTAATACCGATTTATTTCATTGAAAGTTCGGTTTTCACAATTTTATTAACTATCTGGATTGGCATTTCTGACTTTTTAGATGGCTATATTGCTCGTAAATGGAATGTCACAACAGTAAAAGGTGAGAAATTAGATCAGTACATTGATAAACTGGTTTTGATTTTTTTTCTATTTTTTTATGTAAAAAAAGAGCAGCTTTCAACACTTTTTATTTTGTTAATTTTAATTAGAGAAGCACTCATTTTACTCCTGCGTGGACTGAATAAAATTAGTCCTACATCAAATATTTTAGGCAAAACAAAAACATTTCTTTTGTATATATTATTTATAAGTTTAGCAACTACCCAATATTTATCCATGTCAATTCCAATATTAAAATACACACTTGAGATTTTAATACTAGTTACTAGTTATTCTTCATTTATTCTTTCAATTAAACAATGA
- the porU gene encoding type IX secretion system sortase PorU — protein MFKIFHTYSLKTVFICAISLLWNISLLGQSARIGITQSGIYKIDTAQLKSLGLTGIPFPNNTLRIFGKAGGMLSEKVDSNFLNGLVEIPIETGPNYVLFYAAGPHQWKYDTATGRLDFIKNLYSDTAWYFITLNSTGNPKRIGNAIPDNRPVFTAINTYTDTYAYENNRLNLLSSGKEWVGENFTANNSTRTFSVPWSNALPNTNIQLYSHVTARSIGAASQFNLSINGQLTQNISLAGVSGGLLDDYAREAKTLSALALSSLGNTNFLSVQFQFSGNANGAEGWLNRFSILGLKRLIPPSPNQGFYYTITRENTGRNTGFFPSDSTALFRISAPLNNGAPIVFPADTRVWNITNPLHPTLVETTNLGSEITYKHSLEIRENFACFNPSQALTPIIPNNPIVPNQNLIGLAKGATNPNAPAFGTNDFNGIIVVHPSLLSAASRLAAFHQSQYGYKDAVITTSQFYNEFGAGIPDPAAIRNGIKLFFDNSKPASTANGKTLQYVVLFGAGTYDPKNILQNAQYNERNLIPTFQSSNSVSPLLSYTSDDFYALLNNGDDVNQLNDAPLSIAVGRIPVSNLTEANQYINKLIRYHQSPSNNDTSRVNTDNAWRSQLLFIADDKDQNLHLNDAESIAGTALAANPSLNANKIYLDAYPLVSGAGGARYPAVSDAIVNQVLAGALIVNYSGHGNHLRLSEEAVISANEINRFNNPDKLPLFITASCDFDPFDQPGKASIARPLLYGNNNGAIALLTTSRLVFAYSNRIMNQNFIKAALEPLQSNAVGGINGPLYRSLGEAVRIAKNLSNQSNAQTSGDPLNSRKFVLLGDPALQLALPELPIQITQIKEKNTGRIIPFTDSLLTLQTYEISGQINYGNGNIASDYNGIVTVQLYDQPQTVFTLGNSLESPRTGYSTEKTILFNGKASVINGAFKIVLKVPRDISFGPNKANLKCYAERTGSFSPSINSRIQPASGALPLRLAGNSVNTTRDTTGPEIDLFLNDEAFKNGGITSENPILIAQLFDTSGINATGNGIGHDIVVMLNGDQRNSIVLNSFFSNELNQYQRGTLRYQLQQLPPGKHQIQLKAWDLVNNSNTATLDFVVSKKEQLKIAAVRNFPNPFKALGGTTVFGFEHNQPNTDLELQIEIVDAAGAAVKQIRRTVNTQGTRNIEVSWDGTTQQGRKCTPGIYFYRLWVSVAGNPNLGKQSAAGQIIIL, from the coding sequence TTGTTCAAAATATTCCATACATATTCTTTAAAAACAGTTTTCATTTGCGCAATCTCACTGTTATGGAATATATCGTTGCTTGGTCAATCGGCAAGAATCGGTATTACCCAATCAGGCATTTATAAAATTGATACTGCTCAGCTAAAATCGTTAGGGTTAACGGGCATTCCTTTTCCTAACAATACCCTTCGAATCTTTGGTAAAGCCGGGGGTATGCTATCTGAGAAAGTGGATAGTAATTTCCTCAATGGTTTAGTTGAAATACCCATAGAAACGGGGCCTAATTACGTGTTATTTTATGCTGCTGGCCCCCATCAATGGAAATACGATACAGCGACTGGACGATTGGATTTTATCAAGAACCTGTATTCGGATACTGCCTGGTATTTTATAACCCTCAATAGCACTGGTAATCCTAAAAGGATCGGCAATGCCATTCCAGACAATCGACCTGTTTTTACCGCGATAAACACCTATACAGATACCTATGCTTACGAAAACAATAGACTGAATCTATTATCTAGTGGCAAAGAATGGGTGGGTGAAAACTTCACGGCAAACAATTCTACTCGAACATTTTCTGTGCCATGGTCAAATGCCTTGCCCAATACGAATATTCAATTATACTCGCATGTGACTGCCCGTTCCATTGGGGCTGCTTCTCAATTTAACCTTTCCATAAATGGTCAATTGACTCAAAATATTTCCTTGGCGGGAGTATCGGGCGGGCTCTTGGATGACTATGCCAGAGAAGCCAAAACCCTTAGCGCTCTTGCCCTTTCTTCATTGGGTAATACGAATTTTTTGTCGGTACAATTTCAATTTTCTGGAAATGCCAATGGAGCAGAAGGTTGGCTGAATCGGTTTAGTATTCTAGGTCTAAAAAGGCTTATACCGCCCAGCCCTAATCAAGGTTTTTACTATACTATCACCCGTGAAAACACGGGGCGAAATACTGGATTTTTCCCCAGTGATTCCACGGCCTTATTTCGAATTTCCGCTCCGTTAAATAACGGCGCTCCCATCGTATTTCCCGCAGATACCCGAGTGTGGAATATAACGAACCCCTTGCATCCAACCCTAGTAGAAACCACCAACTTGGGCAGTGAAATCACCTACAAACACTCCTTAGAAATACGAGAAAACTTTGCGTGTTTTAACCCTTCGCAAGCTTTAACACCCATAATCCCCAATAATCCAATTGTACCCAATCAGAACTTGATAGGATTGGCCAAAGGGGCCACCAACCCTAATGCCCCTGCATTTGGCACAAACGATTTCAATGGAATCATTGTAGTACACCCCTCGCTCCTATCCGCAGCCAGTCGATTAGCGGCTTTTCACCAAAGTCAGTATGGATATAAAGATGCCGTCATTACCACATCCCAGTTCTACAATGAATTTGGGGCAGGTATTCCCGACCCTGCAGCTATTCGCAATGGCATTAAACTATTTTTCGATAATTCTAAACCTGCCTCTACTGCCAATGGCAAGACATTGCAATACGTTGTACTTTTTGGGGCAGGTACCTATGACCCAAAAAACATTTTACAAAATGCGCAATACAACGAGCGTAATTTGATTCCCACTTTTCAAAGTAGCAATAGTGTATCGCCCCTACTCTCGTATACTTCTGATGATTTTTATGCTTTACTCAACAACGGCGACGATGTAAATCAACTCAATGATGCACCTTTATCTATTGCGGTAGGTCGCATACCCGTTAGCAACTTAACAGAAGCCAATCAATACATCAACAAACTGATTCGGTATCATCAATCGCCCAGCAATAACGATACCTCTAGAGTCAATACAGACAATGCCTGGCGCAGTCAATTGTTGTTTATTGCAGACGACAAAGACCAGAACCTACACTTAAACGACGCGGAAAGCATTGCGGGTACTGCATTAGCAGCCAACCCCTCATTGAACGCCAACAAAATTTATTTAGATGCCTATCCCTTAGTTAGTGGTGCAGGGGGCGCCCGTTACCCAGCAGTGAGCGATGCCATTGTGAACCAAGTATTAGCGGGTGCATTAATTGTCAACTATTCTGGCCACGGCAATCATTTGCGTTTATCAGAAGAAGCGGTGATCAGTGCCAATGAAATCAATCGTTTCAATAATCCCGATAAACTCCCTTTATTCATTACAGCTAGTTGCGATTTTGATCCCTTTGATCAACCGGGGAAAGCTTCGATCGCTCGCCCTCTTTTATACGGCAATAACAATGGAGCCATTGCGCTTCTGACCACTAGCCGTTTGGTTTTTGCCTATAGCAATCGTATTATGAACCAAAATTTTATTAAGGCTGCATTAGAACCTTTACAAAGCAATGCTGTGGGAGGCATCAATGGCCCCTTGTATCGTTCTTTAGGCGAAGCCGTTCGGATAGCTAAAAACCTAAGCAACCAAAGCAATGCACAGACCAGTGGAGACCCTTTGAACAGCAGAAAATTTGTATTACTAGGCGACCCAGCTTTACAGTTGGCTTTGCCCGAGCTACCGATTCAAATTACCCAAATCAAAGAAAAAAATACGGGGCGGATCATTCCTTTTACAGATAGTTTATTGACTTTACAGACTTACGAAATCAGTGGACAAATCAACTATGGTAACGGAAATATTGCCAGTGATTACAATGGAATCGTTACTGTTCAATTGTATGATCAACCCCAAACCGTTTTTACTTTGGGCAATTCTCTGGAAAGTCCCCGCACAGGCTATTCCACCGAGAAAACCATTTTGTTCAATGGGAAAGCCAGCGTTATCAATGGAGCGTTCAAGATTGTTTTGAAAGTGCCACGAGATATTTCCTTTGGCCCGAATAAAGCTAACTTGAAATGCTATGCAGAAAGAACAGGCAGCTTTTCTCCATCTATCAATTCTAGAATCCAACCTGCGTCGGGTGCTTTGCCCCTTCGTCTCGCGGGAAATTCGGTAAATACTACCCGTGATACCACGGGTCCGGAAATCGACCTTTTCCTAAATGACGAAGCGTTTAAAAACGGTGGCATCACTAGTGAAAACCCTATACTGATTGCTCAATTATTTGACACTTCGGGTATCAACGCAACAGGCAATGGTATTGGGCACGATATAGTTGTAATGCTCAATGGCGACCAGCGCAACAGCATCGTATTGAATTCTTTTTTCAGCAATGAGCTGAACCAATACCAGCGTGGGACTTTGCGCTATCAGCTGCAACAACTCCCCCCTGGAAAACACCAGATACAACTCAAAGCCTGGGACCTGGTAAACAATAGCAACACTGCGACCTTAGACTTTGTGGTATCCAAAAAAGAACAGCTTAAAATTGCTGCGGTGCGTAATTTTCCCAATCCCTTTAAAGCTTTGGGAGGGACCACTGTTTTTGGATTTGAACACAACCAACCCAATACCGATTTGGAACTGCAAATTGAAATAGTGGATGCGGCGGGTGCCGCCGTAAAACAAATTCGCAGGACGGTGAACACCCAAGGCACCCGCAATATCGAAGTTTCCTGGGACGGTACTACCCAACAAGGGAGAAAATGCACCCCGGGTATATATTTTTATCGGTTATGGGTTTCCGTTGCTGGCAACCCAAATCTGGGCAAACAATCAGCTGCCGGACAAATCATCATTCTTTGA